The DNA region TGATCTTTATtataatagttatttttttgatatatttatattGATTGTGTTGTGTCAGctggaaaataaaataaataaaaatattttaagaaaattgttAAAAACGAAAGATAAAAAGTTGTTACAATGTAGATTATATAGGTTCTAGATCCTTAGTTTTAGAATACGTTTTGTATAAATACATTGTTATGTATTGTTGTAAGGGTTaagaaaaacaattataaaattCTTTCTTTAAAACCTAAATTAAAGTTGTTATCTTTGTTATGATATTGGAGCCAAAGTTTTAATACTAAACATGAGAACAAATAGTAGAAACAATACCAATGAATCAGCCTTTGGAATTCTAGCAGAGGTTCAATACCAATGAATCAACAATTGAACAACCTACCAATagtaaattcataaatttgtcCGAAAAATTCAACCACagcaaattacacaaatatttcgAAAAACCAAATCtcatcactacaaaaaaaaaaaaaaaaaaaaaaaaaaaaaaaagaagaggtGATGAAGAAACCAAATTATAAATCAGCCAAATGTCACcgaaaataataaaggagaaaCTACATATCCGGAAAAATTGGAGAGCAAAAAATCTTACCAAAAATAGAGAAAACTACACAACTTACTGGAAAAGATGGGAACGCCACACATCTTACcaaaaaaattttgtaaaaagaGAAACCTAAAAACCTAATAGAGCGGGTAAGAATGAGAGGAAGAGCGAAATGGCGTATGCCAAATCctaaaaaccctaaaccctaacggcccgtttggttgatggtaataaagTAATGGGaataaaatgttgtaatggcaataataatgaaggaatggatatgagaattggtaatgaagactCTTTTGTTTAGTGTggatgactaaagaatggtaatggaagataatattccattgattgcatttggttgttagtaataaaaaatggtaatgactcttagtttcattattgtatatttgtatctaaaagcattattgtatccaaattattctatctaatgattctttttttaataatagtattttttttagataCTTATAtacattatcttttttttcttcattattttttttttcagcttGAAACAacattatcttattttattaccacagtaatattACATTACCATTAccggttgtttgatggtaataaaaatggccctttttggtaattttattaccttattttattaccatccattaccattgaaggtatccaaacaactaaatttttcattacttaattttattaccattaccgccctctaataccatttACCAAATGGACCGTTAATGCAACCATAATAATTGAAATAACTCTTGGTCTTAAAGATAAATTAACTGATGGTTCTCCTAGGAAAAGgctattgttttttaaaaaagggtTATCTATCTCTTggaagatataaaaaaaaacctctatgtgtcataaaaaattatttacaaaaacaGTATATGTTTATCTTGTTAGATAACAGATGATGAATCTTGGATATTTCCTACATAAATTATGTGAGGCCTACAAAAATAGTGAATAGACATTTGACTGACAATTAGCGAATTACAACGTCCtaatatttcaaataatataCGTAGTACAAAAAATACATTTATTTAAGCATGATCCTCGGGAGCTTCCTTATCACGTTATGAAATTTGTTCTTAGATAAGCGTACTCTTTCGATTGGGCTCTATTTTACTTGAACTCTAGCATCTACTTCAGTGTTTTATTTTGATGCAAATTGAAGCAAATGTCATGATATTTGCCACTCTACTTTTAGATATTGTATTTTTCTCCGTTAAAATCTCATATATTTCTTGGTCTTGTAAGTGCATGAACACATTATCTACGTCTAGTACCGAGGCATCATATTGAGTTCTTGCAAATGTTGTCATGGAAAATATATGCATTCACAATTTACTTTTAGGATGGCGATATTCATTATCTAAGGCTATTATTGTCTCTACTAAGATAATAATAGTGTTGTGCATATGTCCCATATTATTCCAGTTCAACACCAGTGAACCAAACATATTAAGATTGATATTCATTTTGTTCATGAAAAGGTTTCTTGGTCATATCCATATCCTTTATGTTGCCTCTTTTTATTAGTATGCTACATAAAAGATTTgtgaatatattaatattttgtaggTCAATCAtgtcaaataataattatagcaTTGTAACTAAGAAGCGTTTAATgacatttttcaattaaaattattgtgaTATATGATATAATAATCTCTAAATTATTTGAGATTTCCGTAATCTATCAttaatctattatatatatatatagatgggCAATAGAATGTACTCATATTTTAAGTCGTAgcaaattcaatttatttttgtatgtcGTGATCATTTACttttaatcaagaaaaaaaatctaCCAAATTAAAAGGAGATTAGTTGTTAAATAGATATTTTTTTGCATAATCTATCATTGAATTTGAATGGTGAAAATGAAATGTGTAAGTGTCAAATTGTCAATGGAGTGTATAGGAAGTCGGTAACTGTAAATCTGTACGTAGCACTAGCGCGTATCAGGTAGAAACCCTGTGAAGCAAGCAAGTCAGTTTGTTAAGCTGATTACTAACAATCACTGAAAAGTTAAGTATATAACTTATCAAGGAAGTAATAGATATTCATGACATCATGCATGGCTTACCGCTTATATTTCCTTTCTAAATACACAGCTAGTATATTGgttgttaattatttaatactccctccgaaccattatagatgtcccatttgcttgggcacggttattaagaatagtgtggggtccattaaaaaggataaatagtgaagggtaagtagtgaagagTAGTTGAGTAAGTAAGGTATacggggtatattcgtaattacttgtgtgaactaaggatatttaggtaaaaaaagattgacaaaaatagaaatgagacaactaaaaagactttgccaaataagaaaatgggacatctataatggttcggagggagtattatttagtgtattggggactacaataaaattaagggaaattatcaatggtatctttaagtttttgcactttattaatggtatctctaagttttttcgattattaatgatattcgcgtgttattgagcgttttacaaccgtaaccttttctAGTTTTTCCGTCTAAAActattaacttttttctttttcttttatttttaaatttaaaacattaaaagaataaaagaaaaaaaaaagttaacgattttggacggaaaaaattagaaaaggttacggttgtaaaacgctcaataacacgagggtatcattgataatagaaaaaacttaggggtaccaaTGACAAAGTGAAAAAAGACAAGGGTAACATTGATAATTTCcttaaaattaaagttatttttttagaaactaTACTTATTAGGCTTGTCAAGTTACAAAAACTTATTTCCATATTGTTAGAATACATAACATATCATGGTGTTTCAACCATTAGTTTAAACTGATTGTTAGGACCTCAaggtatgttatatactcttgtCGCGTTGACTTCTAACACCATattaaggaatcaactcaactaaaactTAAATTGATAGTTGAAGCTTCAGAATGTGTTATATACTCTTCTAATACATATTCATGTAACAAATGCATTAGATACAAAGGTTGAGGATGAGTACGTTTATTCAAATTGTATGaatcatattaaataaaattgaaaagtaagattaagtattaaaaaaaagtatagaCCATAAAAGAACTTGTGGTATCATAAAAAGGACAGACAAAATTAAAATCTCATTTATATATCTACTTTTTGGTTTCTTTACCACTTGATAACAGTTCTAGGGATCCGTATTAATCTGAATGTAATTGTACAAGCTTAATTATGCAACAATCAGTCGCTTTGGCCGAGTGGTTAAGGCGTGTGCCTGCTAaggattttcaaaaaaaagcgtaattatgcaacaaattactgcaaataaataaattatataaaagtgaaatttttatatattaatcaaaaagattaaaattgtACTATCTGAAAAGATAAAACTAagaaatttaaagttaaattttccataaataatttaaaaacagTTTCCAgctaaaaaattattacaaataaCTATCTACATTATAAATAGAATTTTCGAAAAAGCTGCGCTAAAATAAACTATTAGAACAAATAATATCATTAGAATATTATTCATTcttagttaatttttttcttataatttattGTACTATTTGTTATTAGTTCCAACTATTTTCTTCAATTCTCATGCACTTACATACTTTGCTTGTTGCTCAATTGATAGAGCATATGCATGTTGAGCAGAAGATTAAGGTTTCGATCTCTACTGGGCGTAGGTATCAGCTGGAGGGTTTTTTGACTGCGTGCATTCTCTTTACTCCCTCATTGAGGGAAGCAGGTATGGTTTGTCTGCATTTTTAGAATAAAAACCCCAACCCAGACCCTACCTTGTACGGAATACTTGAAGTGTCTTTTACCTTTTCATGCACTTACATCTCGCCTATTTAAAACCATCCAgacaattaaatattatttttttctcataTCAACTAAAGTAGTTCTTAATAAGTATGTCAAATTTTTATAAGGAACAAATTGAGAGGGATAGAAAAATTACTatctattttataaatttttttagcaAACAATTTATCTTCTGGATCGTTCAGGAAAAAAcctataaaacaaataaaataactcTAGCTATTTTCTACCTAAACTCTGGATTATTTAATCTGATTACGCCTGTCCGACAAGTAATCTCATTGAAGCAATCTTCCACTTTTTCATGCTTTGTCTTTGTCAAAAAATCGATACAATATTTGACAAACAACTGTTGGTTATAATTGTTGGCTGTTTTAATTAGTTATAATATTGGGTGACaagttagttgtttaagttgttTATGCCAAGTAATATGAAAGTGTTTGGTGAATATCAATTGTTGACAATTGGTTGTTTAATATAGAAAAAGTCAGTGGAAAATCAACAGtcaataaaaaaacttattCAAAGTAGCTTTTTAATAATGGTTTAAAAGTCAGTTTTTTGCGGTAGATATAAAAGTTGTTAAAAAAAACTACTAAAAAAAGCTAATTTCCAAATAATGCAAGAACTTTTTTCataagatttttaatttgaaatagGGTTTTTAGAAAAATTGGATGATGTTGCATAGAGTGTTGTTCAATAGATTTTTATTTTCGAATAATTTTTTAGCAAACTTGGATGATGATGCATAGTGGTTTTGTTGAAAGATCAACTAAcctaatatttttgtgttccatTTAATTTGTCTCTTTTTAATGTAAGTGTGTATAAATGaaatttatctcatttttaattttagatttgaTCACACCAgtttatttagtatatttttcttctttatCTAAATATTGTTGCGTTTAACCcataataatcatcataatcataatcataattataaatactactaattttgaagaaaaatgacaaatgacaaaAGTATAAAAATCTTGCCATTTGGAATTATTTAATTGGATGAGAAGccatatatacaaaaataatttccctattaaaaaaattattttgatggtAGGTTTTAAATAAagaatattttaagaatataatATACTCTATTATTATGCATGCCTAATTTGAAATATAACATTTGATTCCAAATGTTATTATATGActttaaatttcaaatataacaCTTAAATGAGGCATACGTAataaatatgattatgattatgatgccTCGTTTAAATATGAGCCTAACtaggaaaattaaaaagaattaacTCTAGATGTTAtacttatataaaaatttatatttactttttttgatatgtatataagaatatataattgaacaaaataaaataaataaattaaaataataataataatatgttattattaaCTTGGAGTGTAtaaataatttgatttaattacattaatatttacattatactcatttaatagaaaattattttttttatcctacaaaaattattactccctccgttcctttttaatcttccacattactataacgggtagtttcaaaagttcttccactttagaatactttctatttttagaaagtttttatctcacttttaccccttaaaatccccctttttttaatgtacccattttcttttatttataattattttctctctcatacttccaatacaatcattacttcattcacactactatttaattaaaataatacccactacaacctcatacttccaatacaatcattacttcccactattatataattaaaataatacccactaccaccaaagattctctttttcttaatctttgtgaaatacccaaataggaagaacaaataggaacggagggagtacttaaTAAgatccattaaaatattaattacttaatattttaaaaatgacTTTAAACACATGATCCTCAAACTtcataaaattacaaattttaaataatcatgAATTACATTTGCGAGTGAGTATTTATAAATGTTTAAACTTTATAAAATCGTACATTACACGAGTATTTTGCTAGTTAGACATACTATTATAGTTTTTGTCTCAAAAATGAATAGGGTAAAGTAGCTAGAAAGAAGCTCTAGCATGGTagtctaattaaaaaaaaaaaaaagaatacttaAATAAAATCTTAGTAATTATAAgcaattgaaaattttagaagAATAATCCTTGCATCAAGATTTGATTTGACTCTCGTCTCTGAGTGGGTTGGGGTCACTGAAGAGATGCTAAAACATTAGAGTAGTATACGGTCTTAATTAGGTTGGAAATTATGTAACTTGAGGAATAAGATAACCAGTTTTCTGCTTATAAAAAGAGTATGTAACAAGTACTATAAATCAAATGCCCTACTTACATGCTTTTTACTCTTTCCAGTTCAATTGACACTTGTCTGTTTTCTTATGGTTACTTGGACTAAATCTCTGCACGTTTTAAGTCATTAACTCTACCTAGGTCTGATATAGAAATTTTGTCCTTTCATATATTActctctattattattattattattattattattattatattgctTACTTCTCAAACAAAATCCTATATTTTTTGTGCTGGCATTTACTTAATTACTTCTGTAATATAAAGAACTTTCTGAAATTTAAACTCATGTATGTCTAGGTTGCGCTCTGGATAATAAAAAAACCTTTATGTTATATTTCACATATCACaatttagaatttatttttaaatgttgaaTTGTTGCAAATATTATATTAGGcgaattttgaatttgaaaatatggaATTGGGTCAATTTCATATAATTCCAATAACAATGTAAAATTAgtcaattattaaaatttgcaaatttcaagtatataggtgtcatttacaattcttaaatttgaatgtcaaaattaaatttcgAATTTTCAAATGAATACTATGTTGCCAAACACTACCTAAAGCTATTGTTCACATGTgtaatatataatacaaatgaaAAGTAGTCGAGTTTTTTTAGCGCACATGTAGAGGTGAGTATTTAGCTTGTTTTTTATATTAGCACCCTATTTGCTCTTCAAATCTTTGTTAGATATTGAATGTGGTATTTATTTAGGattatatcataaatatttagtGTTTGGAAGGATACATTTAGGTCATCCAAATTAAGGAATTTTATGTTAACGTTACGATggataattttatattaagtcAAGAAAATAACATTAAGCCTTAAGCCCGAACTAATGCACAAGTCAAAAATGTAAACACATTAGACAACAATATAAAAAAGCTAATACATAATCCTAACATCTAGCTAAAAGCTAGCCAATAACATCCATTGAAGAACACATCCTCTTGTTTTAATTGTAAAATAGGTTTTATAAATGTATTTAAAAAcccaactaatacaaaatatgcaaatataAGCATATTGGTTTGAGAACATTTATCTCATTGAAACAATTTAGTAAAGTAtaaatgaattaaattaaatatgatccaataaaaatattacttaaagacaatattaatttttcctctACCCGTGGTATATTAGTAGTTTATTATTTTGGACACGAAGTCTTCTAGAGTGTGAGGTGGCTATTTCTATTAGATATCTAGCTAGTACCACTGAAGTATTTATATTTCTTGAATGTTTATAAATTGATTATGCTTTAAAAAGATTTCTTTTGCTACAAGGTTGTTGGGTATGGAGGGCAAATAAAAATGATCCGATGCGATGTTGGATATTTGCTTTATGAAGTGACAAAGGAGATGATGACAAAAGACATTGTTAGTATTTTAAACTGTGGTTTATTTGCAAAATAAGATGGTTAGAAAATTAAGTGAGTTTGCTGCACCAACTTTTTGCTTACCAGACTTTACAATGGTCAAATGTGTCTCCATCAATCCTCAGATTATTTCTTGACAAGCTACTAGTGTAAAACGAATTAGAACATCCTTACTCATCACCCAAAAAAAAGGTCATCTtactattttacaatttttctctttcctaaaatttcatctttcaacctaattttattaacaatgatctcttttaaaaggtcatcatcctctctttcttacttttttttctaCCCCACTATAATTtctctcccttaatttatctaacatttatctttatttttttataataatattttcatgtacaaagttaatataattttttatttgattaaaatagatctactattttataattgaaaaaaattattcttttaataaaaataatattttttaataaatataaatataaatataatttatataaatactttttaatatttaagaaaaattcgttaacttcaaataaatattacaatgcacatacataaaataaatacacaaattaaaaaactaaaattttaaatgatacattAATTGCGGTTCTCTCCAAACTTTTCCCAGATATTTTCAACCAAGTCATCTTTTAAGGATAAATGTGTTTGTCGATCTTCAACATCATCCTTATATTCCAAGTATCGATTGATATCAACAATTATATCTGTGTAATACTCAAAGTCATCATTTAATCCACTTGTACCTTCTGATTGACCTTTTGGGCGATCTCCCATGAACTCTCTACCATCAGCATAGTGTGTATATGTATCTCTTTCATCTTCCACTATtatattatgcataattatacaAGAAGTAATTATATCAGAGAATCGTTCTTCATCCCAAGCAAGTGAGGGCTTTCTAATTATTGCAAATCGAGCTTGCAACACCCCAAATGCTTGCTCCACATCCTTTCTTGCTGCTTCTTGATGTTGGGCAAATAACCTTGCTTTTGCTGTTTGCGGTTCAGTAATAGACTGAATAAAAGTAGCCCATTTAGGATAAATGCCATCAGTGAGATAGTAAGCCATACTGTATTGATTTCCATTCACCGTGAAATTGACAGGTGGTGCccttccttcaaacaaatcaactaaaagaGGTGATCGATATAGCACGTTGAGATCATTATATGAACCTAGCATCCCAAAAAAGGCATGCCATATCCATAGGTCATGATCGGCGACAGCTTCAAGAATTAATGTTGCAACACCAGCTCGGCCTTGATATTGCCCTTTCCATGCTGCTGGGCAATTCTTTCACTCCCAATGCATGCAATTAACACTACCAATCATGCTAGGGAATCCTCGTTCTTCACTAAAGGCTAATAATCTCGTCAAATCTTGTGGTGTTGGTTTTCTCAAATAATGTTGCCCAAATTGGTTGATTATTCCCTTTGTGAAATGAGTGAGTGCTTTTCGTGCTGTGCTTTCGCTAATTCGGAGGTACTCATCAACTTGATCAGCAGCCACCCCGTATGTTGGTACACTTTTGTAAAGCACTTAGACCTTTTCTACCAGTTGCATCAATGTTGGTAGTGAACCATGGATCGTTGTTGGAGACAGCTTCCATTATCCGTAAAAATACATGTTTCCTCATCCTAAACCTACGTCGAAACAATCGAGAAGAATATGTAGGATTTTcagcaaaataatcattaaatagTTGGGAATGACCTTTTGAATGGTCTCTTTGAATtcgacatttttttttgttctcacCCTTGGTTGTAGTGTTGAAACAATGGGAGGAATTGTGTATTGAAAGGCATAATCAACCATATTATGTATTAGTTCATTCTCTTCCTCAAaagatgaagaacttgaagTGGATGAGGCAAAATTGAACTTAGAAAAGCTCATTTTGAAGTTATACATCCAATTGAATTTGGATGTGcacatatataatattatgcatgccaaaaggtgatggaaaggaaaagactaatgcatgccaaaaaGGTGATGAAAATAAGAAGACTAATAcatgccaaaaggtgatggaaaggaAAAGACTAATGCATGCTAAAAGGTGATAGAAATGAGAAGACTAATGCATGAAAAccttacataattaaaacatctttttaagacattacataattaaaacatcatttttaaacattacataattaaaccatcattaaaaacaatacataattaaaacataattaagacattacataattaaaatatctaCTGACGATTATAATTCTGAAGGTATTGTCCAATTTGAACAATCATATCAGCTTCCCATGGCTGAAGAGTTTCCTTTTTGCTTAATGATTCATAGATCTCCCAATTCATTCGATATTCTTCCAgttgaagttgtttttgttttcgggcttctttttgtttttgaagttctgccttctctttcattatttctgaattaagtTGAAGACTCTTTCCAAATGCACTCAAAGCTTGAATTGATTGATCTGCAACCATTTTCCCAGTCATGCGAGCCTTAGCCTTCTTCACACCCTCGGTGCGAGTGGATGATCATCCTTGAGGTTCACTTGTTGGTGTTTCAGAATCTTCTTCCGTCCTTGATCTTTTCCCACTACTTTTACTACTAACATCACCAGTTGGTTGTTGatccaattgtttttttttgattagtttttaccACTTGCTTTCACTTGTTatactttcttaaaattttccATTGCTCAATCAAGTTAAAGTTACCGTGTTTTCTTTGATGGATTAAATGCGCTTCTTTAAGCACATCTTCGTCTGTCGTGCCACTCTTCTTCCTCCTAAGAGCCTCATGATAACTTCCAGACCACTTCAAACATGCTGGAGCAACTCTACCCCAACGACATTTAAGCATGTCGGCGGTTCTTCGTGGGATCAGATGGGGTCGTTCCATCGTCGCTGCTTCATAAACTTTCTTAACTTTCTGCCACCTCACTCTTATCTTTTGGTTGTTGCTCACAATTGGATCTGTACTTGTGTTTATGACTGAACATATGAGAGCAATATCTTCAATCAAATCCCAACTTTTCTTTGAAGGTATAGGGgcttcatcattattattaggtAGCTGTTGAGATGGTTGAACAATTTGACTGAAGCTCGGTGGTGAACCAAAATGTGAAACTAGATCTTGAAATGATGGTTGGGTGTAAAGACTAGCATCAACATGATGAACAGAATTTCCACCATCTTCACCATATTAATCATCTTGATCATTtccttcattttcatcatcatcatcatcatcatcgtactcCATCTCATTTTCGTCTAAACTTTCACCTCTTATTGGAGTTGAATAGATATCAATATTAGAGTTGACATTGTGAGAatgatgatggtggtgaaacatagtttgagaattTTAGGTATTTTGAGAAAATGGAGGATTGAACGGAGGATTTTGATACTGAATTTGAGCACTTTGATTGTtagaagatttttttcttggtttttttacatggatttcttccataatttggattatttgaatccatattttttttgggatttttgaaatgattaatttggtattttttttaaccaaaaaagtaggaaaataagaacaaaatatgtaaaaataaaattatgtcaaaaaatatcaatatgggtctcatttctcgaaaaaatatgactgttggtataattttttttttttaaaaaattattt from Amaranthus tricolor cultivar Red isolate AtriRed21 chromosome 3, ASM2621246v1, whole genome shotgun sequence includes:
- the LOC130808412 gene encoding uncharacterized protein LOC130808412; translation: MFHHHHHSHNVNSNIDIYSTPIRDGGNSVHHVDASLYTQPSFQDLVSHFGSPPSFSQIVQPSQQLPNNNDEAPIPSKKSWDLIEDIALICSVINTSTDPIVSNNQKIRVRWQKVKKVYEAATMERPHLIPRRTADMLKCRWGRVAPACLKWSGSYHEALRRKKSGTTDEDVLKEAHLIHQRKHGNFNLIEQWKILRKYNK